From the genome of Nitrosomonas sp., one region includes:
- a CDS encoding multicopper oxidase domain-containing protein: protein MSYPEITRRKFLQYSAAGAMTSTFPGISLSTDRHINKAPDKNFKPDVELELYAETAEVPILPGPQTHVFRYTGKLLKGPPNSIKTLPGYLGPILNFERGQKVRIFFYNTLTEPVITHWHGLHVPQKMDGHPMYEILKGERYVYEFEVDNPAATYWYHSHTHEMTATQVYQGLAGLITVRDDAEKKLDLPANEYEIPLVIQDRRFTQGNQLHYLHGMHQRMIGFLGDTILVNGQADSTIPVKTRAYRLRLLNGSNSRIYKLGWEDGTPVTVIGTDGGLLEKPETLPYLMLAPAERAELWVDFSGRKTGSELTLKNLSYQGGGPQMGRMGGMGMGMGRGGMGGMGGMGGGLPQGKSFPIVKFKITEHVSDSPQLPEKLVSIQRLSAKDLTNPEKTLPIAIGMRHMSFQLNGRTFKMDDYLDIEKIPVNTIQKIRIYHDGGMGGGRGMGMMGMMRAMPHPIHLHGQQFQILSRKNSKENSAYDTVKKGFIQNGWKDTVLVMPGEDIEIIKPFQDYTGLFLYHCHNLEHEDMGMMRNYYVF, encoded by the coding sequence ATGTCATATCCCGAAATAACGCGACGTAAATTTTTACAATACTCTGCTGCAGGCGCCATGACTTCAACTTTTCCCGGTATAAGCCTGTCGACAGACAGGCACATCAATAAAGCGCCAGACAAAAATTTCAAACCGGATGTGGAACTGGAGTTGTATGCCGAAACTGCGGAAGTGCCGATATTGCCCGGCCCTCAAACACATGTATTCCGATATACGGGAAAATTGTTAAAAGGTCCGCCAAACAGTATAAAAACACTGCCCGGCTATCTGGGCCCCATTCTTAATTTTGAGCGTGGCCAGAAAGTCCGGATTTTCTTCTACAACACATTGACCGAACCTGTCATTACGCATTGGCATGGTTTGCATGTTCCCCAGAAAATGGACGGCCATCCCATGTATGAAATTCTCAAAGGGGAGCGCTATGTCTATGAATTTGAGGTCGACAATCCCGCAGCAACCTACTGGTATCATTCGCACACCCACGAAATGACCGCCACCCAGGTCTATCAAGGCCTAGCCGGGTTGATTACCGTGCGCGATGATGCGGAAAAAAAACTCGATTTACCGGCTAACGAGTATGAAATTCCTCTCGTCATTCAGGATCGACGCTTTACGCAAGGCAATCAACTGCATTATTTACACGGCATGCATCAGCGCATGATCGGGTTTCTCGGCGACACGATTCTGGTCAACGGCCAGGCTGACAGCACGATACCGGTAAAAACCCGTGCGTACCGCCTGCGTTTGTTGAACGGTTCAAACTCACGGATTTATAAACTCGGCTGGGAAGACGGCACGCCTGTGACTGTCATTGGCACTGACGGCGGCTTGCTTGAAAAACCTGAGACACTGCCTTATCTCATGCTCGCACCTGCCGAACGCGCGGAACTGTGGGTGGATTTCAGCGGACGCAAAACAGGCTCAGAACTTACTCTGAAAAATCTGAGTTATCAAGGCGGCGGTCCGCAGATGGGCAGGATGGGTGGAATGGGAATGGGAATGGGTCGGGGTGGCATGGGCGGTATGGGTGGCATGGGTGGTGGATTGCCGCAGGGCAAGTCTTTCCCGATTGTAAAATTCAAAATTACTGAACATGTCAGTGATTCGCCGCAACTCCCTGAAAAACTGGTTTCGATACAGCGTTTAAGCGCAAAAGATTTAACCAATCCTGAAAAGACGTTACCGATTGCAATCGGCATGCGTCATATGTCTTTTCAGCTTAATGGCAGAACATTCAAAATGGACGATTACCTGGATATTGAAAAAATCCCGGTAAATACCATTCAGAAAATTCGTATCTATCATGACGGCGGCATGGGTGGCGGACGCGGCATGGGAATGATGGGCATGATGCGCGCCATGCCGCACCCAATACACCTCCATGGCCAACAATTCCAGATTTTGTCACGCAAAAACAGTAAAGAAAACAGTGCATACGACACCGTCAAGAAAGGTTTTATCCAAAACGGCTGGAAAGATACCGTACTGGTCATGCCGGGCGAGGACATTGAAATCATTAAACCTTTCCAGGATTACACAGGATTGTTTCTGTATCACTGTCACAATCTGGAGCATGAGGATATGGGCATGATGCGTAACTATTATGTTTTCTGA
- a CDS encoding pyridoxal-dependent decarboxylase, with amino-acid sequence MPLTRRTFLGMTGAATLVATCSPNLFSGQPLLSALPDHLAISDLKGLQTLIQKRALMLGYPVNMNFPPAAFFDWRKKLNSAGLNQFNFNNVGDPFKHSHFSFNTHDLEKELIERFSAIYGFKRNQVWGFLSNSGTDSNMHGIYIGRTLLNNRTGVMPKIYFTREAHYSIQILSNLMNLEWVDVDTEADGSMDINDLERKLKANPDHPALVVATIGTTFKGAIDPIDGIQSKLAGRDSYLHLDAALFGGYLPHTPFAEDLLHTRSSGQSVRYHSIAVSCHKFFGLPAPAGLFITTRSIFETFETQFEKIHDPQYLLQLPGTITCSRDSVKPAEFHFFSSEKDFSRQAADTRKMLDNTDYLLNEMKTHYSNLEPVRANNRSSIVYFRKPSDKIVHRYTLATMAIECDGQSVSHAHIVVMPHVEKKILDRFLEDLVEL; translated from the coding sequence ATGCCGCTAACACGCAGAACGTTTCTTGGAATGACAGGTGCAGCCACACTGGTTGCCACCTGCTCTCCCAATCTATTCTCCGGCCAGCCGCTGCTCAGCGCATTGCCCGATCACCTTGCGATCTCCGATCTTAAAGGATTACAAACCCTTATTCAGAAGAGAGCCTTGATGCTGGGTTACCCCGTTAATATGAACTTTCCTCCCGCCGCATTTTTTGACTGGCGGAAAAAATTGAATTCCGCAGGGCTTAATCAATTTAATTTTAATAATGTCGGCGACCCTTTTAAACACAGTCACTTCTCATTTAACACACATGATCTGGAAAAAGAATTAATTGAGCGGTTTAGTGCGATTTACGGCTTTAAGCGGAATCAAGTCTGGGGATTTTTATCCAACAGCGGAACCGACAGCAACATGCATGGCATCTATATCGGCCGCACCCTGCTGAACAACCGAACTGGAGTCATGCCCAAAATCTATTTCACCCGGGAAGCACATTATTCGATTCAGATTCTCTCCAACTTAATGAATCTGGAATGGGTTGATGTCGATACCGAGGCTGACGGCAGCATGGATATCAACGATCTCGAGCGCAAGCTGAAAGCCAATCCTGATCATCCTGCGCTGGTTGTTGCGACGATAGGCACGACTTTTAAAGGTGCAATTGACCCAATTGACGGCATACAAAGCAAGCTTGCAGGGCGTGATTCCTATCTTCATCTTGATGCCGCCCTGTTTGGCGGCTATCTGCCGCATACGCCTTTTGCGGAAGATTTGTTACATACCCGATCATCCGGTCAGTCCGTGCGATATCATTCTATCGCCGTGTCTTGCCACAAATTTTTTGGCTTGCCCGCTCCGGCAGGATTGTTTATTACAACCCGATCCATTTTTGAGACGTTTGAAACGCAATTTGAGAAAATTCATGATCCCCAATATCTTTTACAGCTACCCGGCACCATTACCTGCTCACGCGATTCGGTAAAACCCGCCGAATTTCATTTTTTCAGTTCGGAAAAAGATTTTTCCCGTCAGGCCGCGGATACCCGGAAAATGCTGGACAATACAGATTATCTGCTCAACGAAATGAAAACACACTACAGCAATCTTGAGCCCGTACGCGCCAACAATCGCTCATCGATTGTTTATTTCAGAAAGCCATCAGACAAGATCGTCCACCGCTATACTCTTGCAACAATGGCAATTGAATGCGATGGACAATCTGTTTCCCATGCGCATATTGTTGTCATGCCGCATGTTGAAAAAAAAATCCTGGATCGCTTTCTGGAAGATCTTGTTGAACTATAG
- a CDS encoding Dyp-type peroxidase produces MTHKLDLTDIQGNIIKAYGRYNFQKARYLFLRIDDGNKGRKFVGAITTKVTSAVPWDKQDTEGTSAVPQATTNIAFTFDGLQALEIPTASQRGFPDDFIMGMSKRKDILGDDGPSDPANWDKVWKEKVHVWISINGQSIDAVKKRYEWILEQVEASKGGVVLLTGHRGEKGEDNLPYQDASVLYDATGMPTSKEHFGYTDGIGDPVFEGQTNVPARVLGRGKLMRDGTWHPLATGEFLLGHVDEAMEYPKTAPKPWLLAHNGTYMVYRKLHENVGTFNRFLEEQSKSFDGSAEMLAAKFAGRWRNNGAPIVHAPDDASKIEWDQRYAAADEAGKRRMLTDFTYNEDIHGAKCPYSAHLRRINPRGSLEFGVKDAYDTPGALVNRRRILRRGLPYGEVKDSTRDDGNHGIIFMALNADIQRQFEFVQQQWINYANDFKEGNDKEVLLGNHDAKNPSKVVFSAEPGSGKPPHFVSNIPRLVETRGGDYFFIPSITALKAIAAGIVDPT; encoded by the coding sequence ATGACACATAAACTCGATTTAACAGACATACAGGGTAATATCATCAAGGCATACGGCAGATACAACTTCCAGAAAGCACGTTACCTTTTCCTGCGTATTGATGACGGCAACAAAGGCCGAAAATTTGTCGGCGCAATCACCACCAAGGTAACATCGGCCGTGCCTTGGGACAAACAAGATACAGAGGGAACATCTGCCGTACCACAGGCCACCACCAACATTGCGTTTACTTTTGATGGTTTGCAGGCTCTCGAAATCCCCACTGCTTCCCAGAGAGGATTTCCGGATGACTTCATCATGGGCATGTCCAAACGCAAGGACATTCTGGGTGACGACGGCCCCAGCGACCCCGCAAACTGGGACAAAGTCTGGAAAGAGAAAGTGCATGTCTGGATCTCGATTAACGGTCAGTCGATTGACGCGGTTAAAAAGCGTTATGAATGGATTCTGGAACAAGTCGAAGCCTCCAAAGGCGGCGTAGTACTATTAACCGGGCACCGTGGTGAAAAAGGCGAAGACAACCTGCCTTATCAGGATGCCAGCGTATTGTATGATGCCACCGGCATGCCCACTTCCAAAGAACATTTCGGCTATACCGATGGCATCGGCGACCCGGTTTTCGAAGGCCAGACCAATGTCCCAGCGCGTGTTTTAGGCCGCGGAAAATTAATGCGTGACGGCACCTGGCACCCCCTCGCAACCGGCGAATTTCTGCTCGGACATGTCGATGAAGCGATGGAATATCCAAAAACCGCGCCAAAGCCCTGGTTACTTGCGCATAACGGCACCTACATGGTTTACCGAAAACTCCATGAAAACGTTGGCACGTTCAACCGATTCCTTGAAGAACAGAGTAAAAGTTTTGACGGCAGCGCGGAAATGCTGGCTGCCAAGTTTGCTGGCCGCTGGCGTAACAACGGCGCACCCATTGTTCACGCACCCGATGATGCCAGCAAGATCGAATGGGATCAACGTTATGCTGCGGCAGATGAAGCGGGCAAGAGAAGAATGCTGACAGATTTTACTTACAATGAAGACATCCACGGCGCCAAATGCCCATACAGCGCACACCTGCGCCGTATCAATCCACGCGGCTCACTGGAGTTCGGCGTCAAGGACGCTTACGATACACCCGGTGCATTGGTGAACCGCCGCCGGATATTGCGACGCGGGTTGCCTTATGGCGAAGTTAAAGATTCCACGCGCGATGACGGCAACCATGGGATTATCTTTATGGCGCTAAATGCAGATATCCAGCGACAGTTTGAGTTCGTCCAGCAACAATGGATTAACTACGCCAATGACTTCAAGGAAGGCAATGACAAGGAAGTTTTGTTGGGTAATCACGATGCCAAGAATCCAAGCAAGGTTGTTTTTTCCGCCGAACCGGGGTCCGGAAAACCGCCGCACTTCGTCAGCAATATTCCGCGCCTGGTAGAAACACGCGGCGGGGACTACTTTTTCATCCCCAGCATTACCGCACTCAAAGCAATTGCGGCTGGCATTGTTGATCCAACCTGA
- a CDS encoding cytochrome P450 gives MAKEKTFNDKLTAWALKHLDGIFAILRCIKPTVVIKGNAVVTRFEDVTEVLNRDWIFQVPYAEKMHKVTNGSNFFLGMENTTQYTRDVSNMRIAARREDIDEIIKPFVDKTSAEILKNTTGRMDVIQQLTRVVPTRLMGEYFGTPGWNETEFSDAATIMFQYLFYPDDPEVEEKALKAAEQTRNYLDQTIAERKTNPTEKDDVLGRCLKLQQAGMPGMSDTDIRNNLIGLIIGAIPTTSKCAAVTLNHLFDNPELLVQAQQAARADDDEKMIQFVQESLRMNPFAAGIQRICAEDYVVARGTLRSTKIPKGARVLAATQSAMMDRRKIEKPKEFRLDRPAHNYMHFGFGLHTCFGQYINLTQIPGIVKAVLKQDTLRRVSSMVVEEPFPVNLEIEFDN, from the coding sequence ATGGCTAAAGAAAAAACATTCAACGATAAATTAACCGCATGGGCGCTTAAACATCTTGACGGGATTTTTGCGATTCTGCGATGCATCAAACCCACTGTTGTAATCAAGGGCAACGCTGTGGTTACCCGCTTTGAAGATGTCACGGAAGTATTGAACCGTGACTGGATCTTCCAGGTTCCGTACGCTGAAAAAATGCACAAGGTCACCAACGGCAGCAACTTTTTTCTCGGCATGGAGAATACCACCCAGTACACGCGAGACGTGTCCAACATGCGTATTGCTGCACGCCGGGAAGACATTGACGAAATCATCAAGCCCTTTGTCGACAAAACAAGTGCAGAAATTCTTAAAAACACAACCGGCAGAATGGACGTGATTCAGCAATTGACGCGTGTTGTGCCGACCCGCCTGATGGGCGAATACTTCGGCACGCCCGGCTGGAACGAAACTGAATTTTCAGATGCCGCAACAATTATGTTCCAGTATCTGTTTTACCCGGACGATCCCGAAGTTGAAGAAAAAGCGCTCAAGGCCGCAGAACAAACGCGCAACTATCTGGATCAAACGATTGCAGAAAGAAAAACAAACCCGACGGAGAAAGACGATGTTCTCGGCCGCTGCCTGAAACTGCAGCAAGCCGGGATGCCCGGCATGTCGGATACCGATATCCGGAACAATTTGATTGGCCTGATTATCGGCGCGATACCGACCACATCGAAATGTGCCGCAGTAACACTCAATCACCTGTTTGACAATCCCGAATTACTTGTGCAGGCTCAACAGGCCGCACGCGCCGATGACGATGAAAAAATGATTCAGTTCGTTCAGGAAAGTCTGCGTATGAATCCATTTGCAGCCGGCATTCAACGCATTTGCGCAGAGGATTACGTCGTTGCAAGAGGGACATTAAGATCAACAAAAATACCGAAAGGCGCCAGGGTGCTGGCCGCCACCCAGTCGGCCATGATGGATCGGCGAAAAATTGAAAAACCCAAGGAATTCAGACTTGACCGTCCGGCCCATAATTATATGCACTTTGGCTTCGGACTACATACCTGCTTTGGCCAGTATATCAATTTGACCCAGATTCCGGGTATCGTAAAAGCAGTGCTGAAACAAGACACGCTGCGACGCGTATCCAGTATGGTTGTTGAAGAGCCTTTCCCGGTCAACCTCGAAATTGAATTCGACAATTAA
- a CDS encoding glutathione S-transferase C-terminal domain-containing protein: MSNNQKPVKVLSFSPSADAELNRWILFYYGIDFKESRHSAPFYFLFNKLMGGKSLVLCRDGETKLTSARAVIDHFDAHTAPEFKLIPENYASELEISWKRYNSDLGGAVVKWAYTNLLPHKAIMIRPLTLGSPWFERFFVKHCYRIPKNLIWKSQKLSKASADESMKTIRTIFQEVDQLLADGRKYLFGERLTLADFAFAVSGAPLVLPANYGGDQFEQGAIPTFEEFPMELQHIISTMRQTPSGKFILRLYAEDRYRSVRDNP, encoded by the coding sequence ATGTCAAATAATCAGAAACCGGTTAAAGTTCTTTCATTTTCTCCCAGCGCAGACGCTGAACTGAATCGATGGATTCTTTTTTATTATGGAATTGATTTCAAGGAAAGCCGTCATTCAGCACCCTTTTATTTTTTGTTCAACAAATTGATGGGCGGCAAAAGCCTTGTACTATGCAGGGACGGCGAAACAAAACTAACCAGCGCACGTGCCGTTATTGATCACTTTGATGCACATACAGCACCGGAATTCAAATTGATACCGGAAAACTATGCGAGCGAACTGGAAATCAGCTGGAAACGTTATAATTCCGATCTGGGCGGCGCTGTCGTCAAATGGGCCTACACCAATCTGCTGCCCCACAAGGCCATCATGATTCGGCCGCTGACCCTGGGCAGTCCATGGTTTGAACGTTTCTTCGTCAAGCACTGTTACCGCATTCCAAAAAACCTGATATGGAAGTCACAGAAACTGAGTAAAGCATCCGCCGACGAATCAATGAAGACCATCAGGACAATCTTTCAGGAAGTCGATCAGTTGCTTGCCGATGGCAGAAAATATCTCTTTGGCGAGCGATTGACACTGGCTGATTTTGCGTTTGCGGTCAGCGGTGCGCCACTGGTGTTACCGGCCAATTATGGCGGTGATCAGTTTGAACAAGGCGCCATCCCGACATTTGAAGAATTTCCCATGGAATTGCAACACATCATCAGCACCATGCGTCAAACACCGTCTGGAAAATTTATATTACGCCTCTATGCAGAGGATCGATACCGCTCTGTACGTGACAATCCGTAA
- a CDS encoding lipo-like protein translates to MGWVTQFAGNLLASYLTAPLKKTTHIAAVSQEMLNATLQPGDVLLVDGNTRLSVPIKYLTQSTWSHAAIYVGQDALSSRESWQMPLVLVEADLKDGVRAITLAHYAHLNTRICRPVGLEEQDRKRVVDFVVNRIGHHYDLKNVFDLARYLFPLAPVPTRLRRRLLALGSGDPTRAICSTLIAQAFQSVSYPILPEIKREWLDDPECAECYAETYYIRHHSLFTPRDFDISPFFDIIKPTIRNGFNYRAIAWKETHKDS, encoded by the coding sequence ATGGGCTGGGTAACGCAGTTTGCAGGCAATCTGCTGGCAAGCTATTTGACAGCGCCGCTCAAGAAAACAACCCATATCGCAGCAGTCAGTCAGGAAATGCTCAATGCCACACTACAGCCTGGCGATGTTCTACTGGTTGACGGCAACACACGCTTGAGCGTACCCATTAAATACCTGACCCAGTCAACCTGGTCGCATGCCGCAATCTATGTCGGGCAGGACGCACTGTCGTCTCGCGAGTCCTGGCAAATGCCGCTGGTCCTGGTCGAAGCCGATTTGAAAGACGGTGTACGCGCAATTACGCTCGCGCATTACGCGCATTTAAATACGCGCATCTGCCGTCCTGTAGGTTTGGAGGAACAAGACCGCAAACGCGTCGTCGATTTTGTCGTTAACCGTATCGGCCACCATTACGATCTGAAAAATGTTTTCGATCTCGCGCGCTATCTTTTTCCACTTGCACCCGTCCCGACGCGTTTGCGCCGGCGACTGCTAGCACTGGGCAGCGGCGACCCGACTCGCGCAATCTGTTCAACACTTATCGCACAGGCTTTTCAGTCTGTATCCTATCCCATACTGCCGGAAATCAAACGCGAGTGGCTGGATGACCCGGAGTGTGCAGAATGCTATGCCGAAACTTACTACATCCGTCACCATAGCCTCTTTACCCCCCGCGACTTCGACATCTCACCATTTTTTGATATCATCAAACCGACAATTCGCAACGGCTTCAATTACCGCGCCATTGCTTGGAAAGAAACGCACAAAGATTCATAA
- a CDS encoding DUF3179 domain-containing protein: protein MNKNYSVGAIVACIISALSCQIQAESKNGFSLDGALIPVDEIHFGGPPKDGIPALDNPEFVPAGRANFLQPNDRVLALRRNGVAKAYPLRILNWHEIVNDRFGDEAITIVYCPLCGSGTASRAKIGDQLLTFGVSGLLYNSDVLMYDRQTQSLWSQIQAQAVTGPMKGARLTGVSVIHTTWKDWFFRHPDTLVLSLETGYQRNYDANPYQGYDQDNSIMFPVRFRSEGYHPKEPVLGLVLDGSAKAYPFIELEKTVSETSNDAPVEIADELAGYSIRVRYDATHRSVEVFDEKGEAIPGVTLFWFAWYAFHPETAVYRFEKSN from the coding sequence ATGAATAAAAATTATAGTGTCGGCGCCATAGTTGCATGCATTATTTCTGCGCTGAGTTGTCAGATCCAGGCTGAATCAAAAAACGGATTCAGCCTGGATGGCGCGCTGATTCCAGTTGATGAAATTCATTTCGGGGGGCCGCCGAAAGACGGCATTCCTGCATTGGATAATCCTGAATTTGTGCCAGCGGGCAGGGCGAATTTTTTGCAGCCGAATGATCGTGTGCTTGCGCTGAGACGTAATGGTGTTGCCAAAGCCTATCCGCTGCGAATTCTCAATTGGCATGAGATCGTCAACGACCGTTTTGGCGATGAAGCGATTACGATTGTGTATTGTCCGTTATGTGGTTCAGGCACCGCGTCCAGGGCAAAAATCGGCGATCAATTATTGACATTCGGCGTATCCGGCCTGCTTTACAACAGCGATGTACTAATGTATGACCGGCAAACGCAATCGCTCTGGTCGCAGATTCAGGCGCAGGCGGTAACGGGGCCAATGAAGGGTGCACGTTTGACGGGTGTATCTGTGATACATACCACCTGGAAAGATTGGTTTTTCCGCCATCCAGATACGCTGGTTTTGAGTTTGGAGACTGGATATCAGCGTAATTATGACGCCAATCCATACCAGGGCTACGATCAGGATAACAGTATCATGTTTCCGGTACGTTTCCGCTCGGAAGGCTATCATCCCAAGGAACCGGTGTTGGGTCTTGTGCTCGATGGTAGTGCCAAAGCTTATCCATTTATTGAACTGGAAAAAACAGTCAGTGAGACATCCAACGATGCACCCGTTGAAATCGCCGATGAACTGGCCGGGTATTCCATACGCGTGCGCTATGACGCAACGCATCGCTCAGTTGAAGTATTTGATGAAAAGGGCGAGGCGATACCGGGTGTGACGCTGTTCTGGTTCGCCTGGTATGCGTTTCATCCGGAAACGGCGGTTTACCGGTTTGAAAAATCAAATTGA